The Fibrobacter sp. UWR4 sequence AAGTAACGCCGGTCAGTTCCGCACGAGTATCATCGAACACCACGGTAATGCCGCCGGAACTTGCAGTCTTGGAGACGAAGGGCGTAGTTCCACATTCAAAAGGGCCAGTCAGGCTTTCGCAGAGAATGGTATAGGTATCTTCGCGAGGAATGAGGAAACCAACTTCACCATACTGGTCGGTAGTGACGGTAATCTGCTTACCCTTATTCTGACCTACGAAAGTCAACTTCTTGTGAGCCTGGGGAACATCGTCGTAATTGGTATATGTAATGTTCAGAACGGCATGAGTTTTGTTGGGAGCCAGGTCTTTAGCAAAGGACTGCGCAACAAATGCGGCCAGGGCGACTACAGAGCAAATCACAAACTTTTTCATCGAAAACTCCATTAAAAACCAAATGGTTTTGTCTTATAAAATCTGCATCAAAAATAATTAAATCCTCATTTTCCGTCTTTGCAAATTTGATAGGTTATTCTACATTTTACGGCGTTAAAATTCTATTAGGTCTATACCAAGGAGCAACAAATGAACTTCAAGAAACTCGCTGCCGCCGTTCTGGGATTCGGCCTCGCCACTGCAGCCTTTGCAGCAGACGTCGCAGACAACATGACCCTCAAGGGCAATGTCCA is a genomic window containing:
- a CDS encoding OmpA family protein, yielding MKKFVICSVVALAAFVAQSFAKDLAPNKTHAVLNITYTNYDDVPQAHKKLTFVGQNKGKQITVTTDQYGEVGFLIPREDTYTILCESLTGPFECGTTPFVSKTASSGGITVVFDDTRAELTGVTFKAGSAELVPSSLHTLDQAIKGLKMNPKAKVEVQGHTSSDGSDELNQRLSEDRANSVRDYMVSKGIAAERLTAVGYGPSQPKADNSTEAGRKANRRIELVVISEE